The genomic window AGCAGCGTCAATAGTGCAGATATAACTATCATCAAGTAAACAAGTAAAAGGGAGTGGTGATGAGGGATTGGATCAAAAATTTGCGCTAATTCCTCCCTTATTCTGCGAATCTAGCAGTCTCCGGTACCAGAGCGGCATTTCTTTAACTATCAAATCTGTATATTTTGCTGGTATTATTTGTTGTTTTTTAGCTTATACTGTTTCACACTTATGAATTTTATAATTAAAAATGAAACATAGTACACTACCGTTACCAGATAATCTTGCCGCTATTGCCAACCATCGCCAGCCGCCTGGGAAACTTTGGTCACGTCGCTTGACTATTTTAAATTCGTTTTTATTGTTCGCCATTTTCCTAGTATGGGACTGGCTAACTCGGCGCTTGCAACGGAATCAGCAGCTACGAGCCAAAATGTTAGTGCAGAAGCTGATTCAGTTAGGTCCAACATTCATCAAATTGGGACAAGTGCTTTCTTGTCGTCCCGATCTCATACCACCCATTTATGTAGACGAACTCACTCATCTGCAAGACCAATTACCTCCCTTCTCTAATGATCAAGCTTATAAGGTAATAGAAGAAGAACTCGGATGTCCCTATGACCAAATCTATGCTGAACTGAATCCCGAACCTGTAGCTGCTGCTTCTTTAGGACAAGTTTACAAGGGAAAACTCAAGACAGGTGAAATCGTCGCTGTCAAGGTGCAACGACCTGGAATCATCGATATCCTGGTTCTAGATATTTATTTACTACAGCAATTATCAACTTGGGTACAAAAAAATGTTTCATTCATCCACACCAATATTAGAGCTTTGACCGATGAACTTGCTAATAGTATCTTTAAAGAGATGGACTATGTTCAAGAAGGTTTAAATGCCCAGAAATTTGCCCAACTCTACGGTAATTTGCCGCAAATTTATGTGCCACGCATCTATTCAGCGTACACCACGAGTCGAGTCCTGACAATGGAGTGGGTTAATGGCGTAAAAATCACCTCAACTGACGTGATTCTCGCCCAAGGATTAGACCCTGCTGATTTAATTTCTCTAGAATTTAAATTTGCTTTACAACAACTGCTCAAAGGTGGGTTTTTTCATGCCGATCCTCACCCAGGTAATGTACTAGTAACCCCAGATGGGAAATTAGCTTACCTGGACTTTGGCATGATGAGCGAAGTTGTACCAGAGACGCGTGACTTGTTGATTATCTTCTTTTTACATTTGGTGACTGGTGATTTTCCAGCCCTTGCTCAAGACCTGATTTTATTAGAATTTTTACCCCCAGGAACTGATGTAGTTCCCTTAATTCCCAAACTGACTGAGATGTTTGGCAATATTCGGGAAACTAGTATCGCTGAATTGGGCTTCAAGCAAATGTTTGAGAAGCTATTAAGTTTAATTTACGAATATTCCTGGCAAATTCCTAAATTCTACGTGTTAGTTTTTAGATGCTTTGCCACCATTGAAGGAATAGCTCTCAAATTTAATCCCGATTTTCAGGCTTACAAATTCGGGTATCCCTATATTGCACAATGGGTATTAACCAATCGCTCGCCTGTTTTATGGGATGCTCTCAAAAATTTCTGTTTGAACAACAAGACTATCCAATGGGAGCTAGTGTCAGATTTATTAAATGGTATTTCTCAAAGTGATGATTTTAACCTTTCCCTGACATTAGATCGAATGTTAGAGTTTTTATACTCTTCTCAAGGAAATTCATTACGTAATGTTCTAGTTAATGAAGTTGTTACCAATCTAGAAAAGCTCTCAAAAGAAAGTTTCGATGAGATCATGATGTGGACGAGAGTAATAAACACTCCTTTCGCTTCAGTGACCAGACTAAATGAAATTTGGCACAAGATCCAGCAATTTATAGGTAAATTTTTACTCGTTGTCCCTTTAAACTTTGTCTCTATCGCTGAATTTTCTAAACTGTTTTTCCGGACAGAAGCCCAGCGTTTAGGACAGGAAATAGCCAATCAATTAGGAAGGCGGATATTCATGCGTTTCATCCAAATTTAAAGAGAAAAAAAATTGGTTTGACGCGAAAAAAAAGGCCTATGGCTACCGTGAACGGGGTGAAGCCAAACGATAAGCATTCCTAACGCAATTATCCACCCTACCAGTGGAGAAAATTGTCTATTTTGATGAGTCAAGAATGGACAATCGAGAGCAGTATGATGATGATTGGAACCTTGCGGGGGGACAAAAAGGCTAGGATACAGAGAAAATCAGCTTCATCGCCCTTTCTCCTTGTTGATAAAACCTACGCTTATTTAGGAACTAATATTATTAACTCAGCCACTAGTTTATAGCAATTTTCCATGGAATTGACCCAGTTTTAATGTAAATTGATATCAGCATAAGACCAAATTTGATTTGCCTCCATTATTTGTTGAAAGGAAAGCGTAAAAGCGATGCATTCATTTACATTTCAAGCCCCAAAAACTTTGGTTTGGTTAGCGACTCTAGGTACTCTTTCTTTCTCCATTGGCACGTTCAGTCAACTCCGACCCACAGTTGCCCTAACAATCCCAGAAGAACTCACTCAGATAACTACAGAGTTTAATGCCTTACTCGATCAAGAAATTAGCGCGTTGAATGGGACACTATCAGGGAGCAATATTTCACTCATGGATGCGAATACTCTTTTCGCTGATGTCCTGCTCAAGGAGCTAACAGAAACTAATCAGTCCTGCGTCCAAGGACCTCTCTTAGCCCATGCTATTGCACCCACCAGCATTTGCTCTGATCCAGAAAATTTCCTTTACTACGACGAGATTCATATCACCACCACAGTCCATAGCCGAATTGCAGATATTGCGATCGCAACCTTAAGCCCAGAAGTTCTGAGTGAAACTACTAAACTTATTGTGTTTGGGGATAGTTTCAGCGATGTGGGAAATATCTCCGGTTTTTCTAACGGCACTTTCCCATTTCCAGTTGCCATTCAAGGACCTCTTGCCGGGGAACCGTTATATGCATCAGGTGCATTTACCAATGGTCTGGTTTGGTGGCAGTACCTTGCAAACCAAATGTTTCTAGAAGAGCCTGTTCCTTTTTACGAAAATGTGAGTACAGGAACTTTTCTCACCTCTATCCCCGATGAAGGGATCAACTTTGCCGTAGGCGGAGCAACCAGTGGCATAGATAATTTAGGTAATGTCCAAACTCCGCCTTTTCCAATTGATCTACCGGGACTCCAGGATCAGATAGAAGCGTTTGACCTGGTCGTGGGAGAGGGTGGAGAAGCAGATCCAGATGCTCTTTACATAGTTTGGGCGGGAGCTAATAACTTTTTCGGAGCTTTCATTCCACAAGACCCGACTAATCCCTTTGCCCCATTCCCAGACTTGACAAAAGACCCGACTTTGCCTGTCAGTGATATTAGTGCTGCCATTAAGAGCTTGTATGCTTTAGGAGCAAGAAATTTTCTGGTTGGGAACAGATTTGACT from Nodularia sp. LEGE 06071 includes these protein-coding regions:
- a CDS encoding ABC1 kinase family protein, which produces MKHSTLPLPDNLAAIANHRQPPGKLWSRRLTILNSFLLFAIFLVWDWLTRRLQRNQQLRAKMLVQKLIQLGPTFIKLGQVLSCRPDLIPPIYVDELTHLQDQLPPFSNDQAYKVIEEELGCPYDQIYAELNPEPVAAASLGQVYKGKLKTGEIVAVKVQRPGIIDILVLDIYLLQQLSTWVQKNVSFIHTNIRALTDELANSIFKEMDYVQEGLNAQKFAQLYGNLPQIYVPRIYSAYTTSRVLTMEWVNGVKITSTDVILAQGLDPADLISLEFKFALQQLLKGGFFHADPHPGNVLVTPDGKLAYLDFGMMSEVVPETRDLLIIFFLHLVTGDFPALAQDLILLEFLPPGTDVVPLIPKLTEMFGNIRETSIAELGFKQMFEKLLSLIYEYSWQIPKFYVLVFRCFATIEGIALKFNPDFQAYKFGYPYIAQWVLTNRSPVLWDALKNFCLNNKTIQWELVSDLLNGISQSDDFNLSLTLDRMLEFLYSSQGNSLRNVLVNEVVTNLEKLSKESFDEIMMWTRVINTPFASVTRLNEIWHKIQQFIGKFLLVVPLNFVSIAEFSKLFFRTEAQRLGQEIANQLGRRIFMRFIQI
- a CDS encoding SGNH/GDSL hydrolase family protein encodes the protein MHSFTFQAPKTLVWLATLGTLSFSIGTFSQLRPTVALTIPEELTQITTEFNALLDQEISALNGTLSGSNISLMDANTLFADVLLKELTETNQSCVQGPLLAHAIAPTSICSDPENFLYYDEIHITTTVHSRIADIAIATLSPEVLSETTKLIVFGDSFSDVGNISGFSNGTFPFPVAIQGPLAGEPLYASGAFTNGLVWWQYLANQMFLEEPVPFYENVSTGTFLTSIPDEGINFAVGGATSGIDNLGNVQTPPFPIDLPGLQDQIEAFDLVVGEGGEADPDALYIVWAGANNFFGAFIPQDPTNPFAPFPDLTKDPTLPVSDISAAIKSLYALGARNFLVGNRFDLGQTPLAQELQVVNTPVPTSVAEPNQLAGIIIGLGFILITRGKSSKRVMKVNNKYLTDALGMRV